From Centropristis striata isolate RG_2023a ecotype Rhode Island chromosome 16, C.striata_1.0, whole genome shotgun sequence, a single genomic window includes:
- the LOC131988616 gene encoding E3 ubiquitin-protein ligase TRIM21-like, producing MSAAGASLSEDQFLCSICLDVFTDPVSTPCGHNFCKKCITKHWDVSVQCQCPNCKKMFSTRPELQVNTFVSEMVAHFRQSAQQRASSSSSELQAAGPGEVPCDVCTGTKLKALKSCMVCLLSYCETHLEPHLTASRLKRHQLIDPVENLEGRMCMKHDKPLELFCQTDQTCVCMLCIVLEHKTHDFVPLKEEYERKMAELGKTEAEIEQMIQERRSKIQEFRRSVEVSRDNADREIAASIQVFTKLKEAIERNQAEVIETTEEKHKTTEKQAEGFIKELEEEISELKRRSAELEQLSHSEDHLNLVQNCPSLNAPLPTKNWTEVRVCPPSYEGTVRAAVAQSVKMLQHEMKKLTKTELKTVQQYAVDVTLDPETAYPELILSEDGKQVSYGVVKKNVPDNPKRYSNGLCVLGKEMFSSGRFYFEVQVKGKTDWALGVARESVNRKGVITFSTQYGYWTLWLRNENAYSIRTENFVSLSLKSRPEKVGVFVDYEEGLVSFYDADAGSLIYTYTGCCFNGKLLPAFLPFSHRDGKIPLIICPVDHTE from the coding sequence ATGTCTGCTGCCGGCGCTTCACTCTCTGAAGATCagtttctgtgctccatctgtCTCGATGTGTTCACTGATCCAGTCAGCACTCCATGTGGACACAACTTCTGCAAGAAGTGCATCACTAAACACTGGGATGTTAGTGTCCAGTGTCAATGTCCCAACTGTAAAAAGATGTTCTCCACCAGACCAGAGCTGCAGGTCAATACTTTTGTCTCTGAGATGGTCGCTCACTTCAGACAGTCAGCTCAAcagagagccagcagcagcagctcagagctaCAAGCTGCTGGACCAGGAGAAGTTCCCTGTGACGTCTGCACTGGAACCAAACTGAAGGCCCTGAAGTCCTGCATGGTGTGTCTGCTCTCCTACTGTGAGACTCACCTGGAGCCTCATCTGACAGCTTCACGTCTGAAAAGACATCAGCTGATCGACCCTGTGGAGAACCTGGAAGGCAGGATGTGCATGAAGCACGATAAACCTCTGGAGCTGTTCTGTCAGACTGACCAGACGTGTGTCTGCATGCTGTGCATTGTTTTAGAACACAAGACACACGATTTTGTTCCTCTCAAGGAAGAATATGAGAGAAAGATGGCAGAGCTGGGGAAGACAGAGGCTGAAATTGAGCAGATGATCCAGGAGAGACGATCAAAGATTCAAGAGTTCAGACGGTCAGTCGAGGTCAGCCGGGACaatgcagacagagagatagcAGCCAGCATCCAGGTCTTCACCAAACTGAAGGAGGCCATTGAGAGAAACCAGGCTGAAGTTATTGAAACGACTGaagaaaagcacaaaacaacagagaaacaggctgaagGTTTCATCAAAGAGCTGGAAGAGGAAATCTCTGAGCTGAAGAGGAGAAGTGCTGAGCTGGAGCAGCTGTCACACTCAGAAGACCACCTTAACCTCGTCCAAAACTGTCCATCCCTGAATGCACCTCTACCCACCAAGAACTGGACAGAGGTCAGAGTCTGTCCACCTTCATATGAAGGGACTGTGAGAGCAGCTGTTGCTCAGTCAGTGAAGATGCTCCAACACGAGATGAAGAAGCTCACTAAGACTGAGCTGAAGACGGTCCAGCAGTATGCAGTGGACGTCACACTGGATCCTGAGACAGCATATCCAGaactcatcctgtctgaagatgGGAAACAAGTGAGTTATGGTGTTGTAAAGAAGAACGTCCCAGACAACCCAAAGAGATATTCAAATGGTCTCTGTGTTTTAGGGAAGGAGATGTTTTCTTCAGGTAGATTTTACTTTGAGGTTCAGGTTAAAGGGAAGACTGATTGGGCTTTAGGAGTTGCCAGAGAGTCAGTCAATCGTAAGGGAGTAATCACTTTTAGCACTCAGTATGGTTACTGGACTTTATGGCTGAGGAATGAAAATGCATACAGTATTCGTACTGAGaactttgtctctctctctctgaagtctCGGCCTGAGAAGGTGGGTGTGTTTGTAGATTATGAGGAGGGTCTGGTCTCCTTTTATGACGCTGATGCTGGAAGTCTTATCTACACCTATACTGGCTGCTGCTTCAATGGAAAACTCCTCCCAGCCTTCCTTCCCTTTTCTCATAGAGATGGTAAAATCCCTCTGATCATCTGTCCTGTTGACCACACTGAGTAG
- the LOC131988646 gene encoding E3 ubiquitin-protein ligase TRIM21-like: protein MSAAGASLSEDQFLCSICLDVFTDPVSTPCGHNFCKKCITKHWNVSVQCQCPNCKKMFSTRPELQVNTFVSEMVAHFRQSAQQRASSSSSELQAAGPGEVPCDVCTGTKLKALKSCMVCLLSYCETHLELHLTASRLKRHQLIDPVENLEGRMCMKHDKPLELFCQTDQMCVCMLCTVLEHKTHDVVPLKEEYERKMAELGKTEAEIEQMIQERRSKIQEFRRSVEVSRDNADREITASFHVFTKLKKALERNHAEVIGTTKEKHKTTEKRARGFIKELEEEISELKKRSAELEQLSHSEDHLNLVQNCPSLNAPLPTKNWTKVRVCPPSYEGTVRAAVAQSVKMLQHEMKKLPAETELKTVQQYAVDVTLDPETACPQLILSEDGKQVSYGLVMMNVPDNPKRYANGLCVLGRQPFSSGRFYFEVQVKGKTGWALGVARESVNRKRVISFSTQYGYWTLWMMNENAYSIYTENFVDLSLMSQPEKVGVFVDYEEGLVSFYDADAGSLIYTYTGCCFNGKLLPAFLPCSQRDCYIPLIICPVDHTE from the coding sequence ATGTCTGCTGCCGGCGCTTCACTCTCTGAAGATCagtttctgtgctccatctgtCTCGATGTGTTCACTGATCCAGTCAGCACTCCATGTGGACACAACTTCTGCAAGAAGTGCATCACTAAACACTGGAATGTTAGTGTCCAGTGTCAATGTCCCAACTGTAAAAAGATGTTCTCCACCAGACCAGAGCTGCAGGTCAATACTTTTGTCTCTGAGATGGTTGCTCACTTCAGACAGTCAGCTCAAcagagagccagcagcagcagctcagagctaCAAGCTGCTGGACCAGGAGAAGTTCCCTGTGACGTCTGCACTGGAACCAAACTGAAGGCCCTGAAGTCCTGCATGGTGTGTCTGCTCTCCTACTGTGAGACTCACCTGGAGCTTCATCTGACAGCTTCACGTCTGAAAAGACATCAGCTGATCGACCCTGTGGAGAACCTGGAAGGCAGGATGTGCATGAAGCACGATAAACCTCTGGAGCTGTTCTGTCAGACTGACCAgatgtgtgtctgcatgctgtGCACTGTTTTAGAACACAAGACTCATGATGTTGTTCCTCTCAAGGAAGAATATGAGAGAAAGATGGCAGAGCTGGGGAAGACAGAGGCTGAAATTGAGCAGATGATCCAGGAGAGACGATCAAAGATTCAAGAGTTCAGACGGTCAGTCGAGGTCAGCCGGGACaatgcagacagagagataacAGCGAGTTTCCATGTCTTCACCAAACTCAAAAAGGCCCTTGAGAGAAACCATGCTGAAGTTATTGGGACTActaaagaaaagcacaaaacaacagagaaacgGGCAAGAGGTTTCATCAAAGAGCTGGAAGAGGAAATCTCTGAGCTGAAGAAGAGAAGTGCTGAGCTGGAGCAGCTGTCACACTCAGAAGACCACCTTAACCTCGTCCAAAACTGTCCATCCCTGAATGCACCTCTACCCACCAAGAACTGGACAAAGGTCAGAGTCTGTCCACCTTCATATGAAGGGACTGTGAGAGCAGCTGTTGCTCAGTCAGTGAAGATGCTCCAACATGAGATGAAGAAGCTTCCCGCAGAGACTGAGCTGAAGACGGTCCAGCAGTATGCAGTGGACGTCACACTGGATCCTGAGACAGCATGTCCCCaactcatcctgtctgaagatgGGAAACAAGTGAGTTATGGTCTTGTAATGATGAACGTCCCAGACAACCCAAAGAGATATGCTAATGGTCTCTGTGTTTTAGGCAGGCAGCCGTTTTCTTCAGGTAGATTTTACTTTGAGGTTCAGGTTAAAGGGAAGACTGGTTGGGCTTTAGGAGTTGCCAGAGAGTCAGTCAATCGTAAGAGAGTAATCTCTTTTAGCACTCAGTATGGTTACTGGACTTTATGGATGATGAATGAAAATGCATACAGTATTTATACTGAGAACTTTGTTGATCTCTCTCTGATGTCTCAGCCTGAGAAGGTGGGTGTGTTTGTAGATTATGAGGAGGGTCTGGTCTCCTTTTATGATGCTGATGCTGGAAGTCTTATCTACACCTATACTGGCTGCTGCTTCAATGGAAAACTCCTCCCAGCCTTCCTTCCCTGTTCTCAGAGAGATTGTTATATCCCTCTGATCATCTGTCCTGTTGACCACACTGAGTAG
- the LOC131987780 gene encoding E3 ubiquitin-protein ligase TRIM21-like codes for MSAAGASLSEDQFLCSICLDVFTDPVSTPCGHNFCKKCITKHWDVSVQCQCPNCKKMFSTRPELQVNTFVSEMVAHFRQSAQQRASSSSSELQAAGPGEVPCDVCTGTKLKALKSCLVCLLSYCETHLEPHLTASRLKRHQLIDPVENLEGRMCMKHDKPLELFCQTDQTCVCMLCTVLEHKTHDVVPLKEEYERKMAELGKTEAKIEQMIQERRSKIQEFRRSVEVSRDNADREIAASIQVFTKLKEAIERNHAEVIETTEEKHKTTEKQAEGFIKELEEEISELKKRSAELEQLSHSEDHLNLVQNCPSLNAPLPTKNWTEVRVCPPSYEGTVRAAVAQSVKMLQHEMKKLPTETELKTVQQYAVDVTLDPETACPQLILSEDGKQVSYGVAKKNVPDNPKRYSSGLCVLGKEMFSSGRFYFEVQVKGKTDWALGVARESVNRKGLISFNTQYGYWTLWLKNENVYHANTVPRVALSLKSQPEKVGVFVDYEEGLVSFYDADAGSLIYTYTGCCFNGKLLPAFLPLSQTGGKIPLIICPVDHTE; via the coding sequence ATGTCTGCTGCCGGCGCTTCACTCTCTGAAGATCagtttctgtgctccatctgtCTCGATGTGTTCACTGATCCAGTCAGCACTCCATGTGGACACAACTTCTGCAAGAAGTGCATCACTAAACACTGGGATGTTAGTGTCCAGTGTCAATGTCCCAACTGTAAAAAGATGTTCTCCACCAGACCAGAGCTGCAGGTCAATACTTTTGTCTCTGAGATGGTTGCTCACTTCAGACAGTCAGCTCAAcagagagccagcagcagcagctcagagctaCAAGCTGCTGGACCAGGAGAAGTTCCCTGTGACGTCTGCACTGGAACCAAACTGAAGGCCCTGAAGTCCTGCCTGGTGTGTCTGCTCTCCTACTGTGAGACTCACCTGGAGCCTCATCTGACAGCTTCACGTCTGAAAAGACATCAGCTGATCGACCCTGTGGAGAACCTGGAAGGCAGGATGTGCATGAAGCACGATAAACCTCTGGAGCTGTTCTGTCAGACTGACCAGACATGTGTCTGCATGCTGTGCACTGTTTTAGAACACAAAACTCATGATGTTGTTCCTCTCAAGGAAGAATATGAGAGAAAGATGGCAGAGCTGGGGAAGACAGAGGCTAAAATTGAGCAGATGATCCAGGAGAGACGATCAAAGATTCAAGAGTTCAGACGGTCAGTCGAGGTCAGCCGGGACaatgcagacagagagatagcAGCCAGCATCCAGGTCTTCACCAAACTGAAGGAGGCCATTGAGAGGAACCATGCTGAAGTCATTGAAACGACTGaagaaaagcacaaaacaacagagaaacaggctgaagGTTTCATCAAAGAGCTGGAAGAGGAAATCTCTGAGCTGAAGAAGAGAAGTGCTGAGCTGGAGCAGCTGTCACACTCAGAAGACCACCTTAACCTCGTCCAAAACTGTCCATCCCTGAATGCACCTCTACCCACCAAGAACTGGACAGAGGTCAGAGTCTGTCCACCTTCATATGAAGGGACTGTGAGAGCAGCTGTTGCTCAGTCAGTGAAGATGCTCCAACATGAGATGAAGAAGCTTCCCACAGAGACTGAGCTGAAGACGGTCCAGCAGTATGCAGTGGACGTCACACTGGATCCTGAGACAGCATGTCCCCaactcatcctgtctgaagatgGGAAACAAGTGAGTTATGGTGTTGCAAAGAAGAACGTCCCAGACAACCCAAAGAGATATTCAAGTGGTCTCTGTGTTTTAGGGAAGGAGATGTTTTCTTCAGGTAGATTTTACTTTGAGGTTCAGGTTAAAGGGAAGACTGATTGGGCTTTAGGAGTTGCCAGAGAGTCAGTCAATCGTAAGGGACTAATCTCTTTTAACACTCAGTATGGTTACTGGACTTTATGGTTGaagaatgaaaatgtttatcatGCTAATACTGTGCCCCGTGTTGCTCTCTCTCTGAAGTCTCAGCCTGAGAAGGTGGGTGTGTTTGTAGATTATGAGGAGGGTCTGGTCTCCTTTTATGATGCTGATGCTGGAAGTCTTATCTACACCTATACAGGCTGCTGCTTCAATGGAAAACTCCTCCCAGCCTTCCTTCCCTTGTCTCAGACAGGTGGTAAAATCCCTCTGATCATCTGTCCTGTTGACCACACTGAGTAG
- the LOC131987775 gene encoding E3 ubiquitin-protein ligase TRIM39-like, whose translation MAELGKTEAKIEQMIQERRSKIQEFRRSVEVSRDNADREITASIQVFTKLKEAVERNQAEVIETTEEKHKTTEKQAEGFIKELEEEISELKKRSAELEQLSHSEDHLNLVQNCPSLNAPLPTKNWTEVRVCPPSYEGTGRAAFAQSMEMLQHEMKELPTERELKIFQQYAVDVTLDPETAHRQLILSEDGKQVHCGLERRNVPDNPKRFSDRICVLGKEMFSSGRFYFEVQVKGKTDWVLGVARESVDRKKVFSFNPRSGYWRIGLRNANVYCAFTESQFTLSLKSRPEKVGVFVDYEEGLVSFYDPDAGSLIYSYTGCYFRRNILPFFFPAVDQNGTNSAPLIICPVDH comes from the coding sequence atggcagagCTGGGGAAGACAGAGGCTAAAATTGAGCAGATGATCCAGGAGAGACGATCAAAGATTCAAGAGTTCAGACGTTCAGTCGAGGTCAGCCGGGACaatgcagacagagagataacAGCCAGCATCCAGGTCTTCACCAAACTGAAGGAGGCCGTTGAGAGAAACCAGGCTGAAGTCATTGAAACGACTGaagaaaagcacaaaacaacagagaaacaggctgaagGTTTCATCAAAGAGCTGGAAGAGGAAATCTCTGAGCTGAAGAAGAGAAGTGCTGAGCTGGAGCAGCTGTCACACTCAGAAGACCACCTTAACCTCGTCCAAAACTGTCCATCCCTGAATGCACCTCTACCCACCAAGAACTGGACAGAGGTCAGAGTCTGTCCACCTTCATATGAAGGGACTGGGAGAGCAGCTTTTGCTCAGTCAATGGAGATGCTCCAACATGAGATGAAGGAGCTGCCCACAGAGAGGGAGCTGAAGATATTCCAGCAGTATGCAGTGGACGTCACACTGGATCCTGAGACAGCACATCGTCaactcatcctgtctgaagatgGGAAACAAGTGCATTGTGGTCTTGAACGTAGGAACGTCCCAGACAATCCAAAAAGATTTTCTGATCGTATCTGTGTTTTAGGGAAGGAGATGTTTTCTTCAGGTAGATTTTACTTTGAGGTTCAGGTTAAAGGGAAGACCGATTGGGTTTTAGGAGTTGCCAGAGAGTCAGTCGATCGTAAGAAGGTATTCTCTTTTAATCCTCGGAGTGGTTACTGGAGAATAGGTTTGAGGAATGCAAatgtttattgtgcttttactgAGTCCCAGTTCACTCTCTCTCTGAAGTCTCGGCCTGAGAAGGTGGGTGTGTTTGTCGATTATGAGGAGGGTCTGGTCTCCTTTTATGATCCTGATGCTGGAAGTCTTATCTACAGCTATACTGGCTGCTACTTCCGTAGAAACATCCTCCCATTCTTCTTTCCTGCTGTTGATCAAAATGGTACTAACTCTGCCCCTCTGATCATCTGTCCTGTTGACCACTGA
- the LOC131988529 gene encoding zinc finger protein RFP-like, which translates to MSAAGASLSEDQFLCSICLDVFTDPVSTPCGHNFCKKCITKHWDVSVQCQCPNCKKMFSTRPELQVNTFVSEMVAHFRQSAQQRASSSSSELQAAGPGEVPCDVCTGTKLKALKSCMVCLLSYCETHLEPHLTASRLKRHQLIDPVENLEGRMCMKHDKPLELFCQTDQTCVCMLCTVLEHKTHDVVPLKEEYERKMAELGKTEAEIEQMIHKRRSKIQEFRRSVEVSRDNADREIAASIHVFTKLKEAIERNQAEVIETTEEKHKTTEKRAEGFIKELEEEISELKKRSAELEQLSHSEDHLNLVQNCPSLNAPLPTKNWTKVRVCPPSYEGTVRAAVAQSVKMLQHEMKKLPTETELKTVQQYAVDVTLDPETAHPKLILSEDGKQVSYGVVKKNVPDNPKRYSSVLCVLGKEMFSSGRFYFEVQVKGKTDWALGVARESVNRKGGIYFSAQYGYWTLWLRNENAYSIYTENFVSLSLKSQPEKVGVFVDYEEGLVSFYDADAGSLIYTYTGCCFNGKLLPAFLPFTQRDGSIPLIICPVDHTE; encoded by the coding sequence ATGTCTGCTGCCGGCGCTTCACTCTCTGAAGATCagtttctgtgctccatctgtCTCGATGTGTTCACTGATCCAGTCAGCACTCCATGTGGACACAACTTCTGCAAGAAGTGCATCACTAAACACTGGGATGTTAGTGTCCAGTGTCAATGTCCCAACTGTAAAAAGATGTTCTCCACCAGACCAGAGCTGCAGGTCAATACTTTTGTCTCTGAGATGGTCGCTCACTTCAGACAGTCAGCTCAAcagagagccagcagcagcagctcagagctaCAAGCTGCTGGACCAGGAGAAGTTCCCTGTGACGTCTGCACTGGAACCAAACTGAAGGCTCTGAAGTCCTGCATGGTGTGTCTGCTCTCCTACTGTGAGACTCACCTGGAGCCTCATCTGACAGCTTCACGTCTGAAAAGGCATCAGCTGATCGACCCTGTGGAGAACCTGGAAGGCAGGATGTGCATGAAGCACGATAAACCTCTGGAGCTGTTCTGTCAGACTGACCAGACGTGTGTCTGCATGCTGTGCACTGTTTTAGAACACAAGACTCATGATGTTGTTCCTCTCAAGGAAGAATATGAGAGAAAGATGGCAGAGCTGGGGAAGACAGAGGCTGAAATTGAGCAGATGATCCACAAGAGACGATCAAAGATCCAAGAGTTCAGACGGTCAGTCGAGGTCAGCCGGGACaatgcagacagagagatagcAGCCAGCATCCATGTCTTCACCAAACTGAAGGAGGCCATTGAGAGAAACCAGGCTGAAGTTATTGAAACGACTGaagaaaagcacaaaacaacagagaaacgGGCTGAAGGTTTCATCAAAGAGCTGGAAGAGGAAATCTCTGAGCTGAAGAAGAGAAGTGCTGAGCTGGAGCAGCTGTCACACTCAGAAGACCACCTTAACCTCGTCCAAAACTGTCCATCCCTGAATGCACCTCTACCCACCAAGAACTGGACAAAGGTCAGAGTCTGTCCACCTTCATATGAAGGGACTGTGAGAGCAGCTGTTGCTCAGTCAGTGAAGATGCTCCAACATGAGATGAAGAAGCTTCCCACAGAGACTGAGCTGAAGACGGTCCAGCAGTATGCAGTGGACGTCACACTTGATCCTGAGACAGCACATCCTAaactcatcctgtctgaagatgGGAAACAAGTGAGTTATGGTGTTGTAAAGAAGAACGTCCCAGACAACCCAAAGAGATATTCAAGTGTTCTCTGTGTTTTAGGGAAGGAGATGTTTTCTTCAGGTAGATTTTACTTTGAGGTTCAGGTTAAAGGGAAGACTGATTGGGCTTTAGGAGTTGCCAGAGAGTCAGTCAATCGTAAGGGAGGAATCTATTTTAGCGCTCAGTATGGTTACTGGACTTTATGGTTGAGGAATGAAAATGCATACAGTATTTATACTGAGaactttgtctctctctctctgaagtctCAGCCTGAGAAGGTGGGTGTGTTTGTAGATTATGAGGAGGGTCTGGTCTCCTTTTATGACGCTGATGCTGGAAGTCTTATCTACACCTATACTGGCTGCTGCTTCAATGGAAAACTCCTCCCAGCCTTCCTTCCCTTTACTCAGAGAGATGGTAGTATCCCTCTGATCATCTGTCCTGTTGACCACACTGAGTAG
- the LOC131988412 gene encoding E3 ubiquitin-protein ligase TRIM21-like — protein sequence MSAAGASLSEDQFLCSICLDVFTDPVSTPCGHNFCKKCITKHWDVSVRSQCPNCKKMFSTRPELQVNTLVSEMVAHFRQSAQQRASSSSSELQAAGPGEVPCDVCTGTKLKALKSCLVCLASYCETHLEPHLTASRLKRHQLIDPVENLEGRMCMKHDKPLELFCQTDQTCVCMLCTVLEHKTHDFVPLKEEYERKMAELGKTEAEIEQMIQERRSKIQEFKRSVEVSRDNADREIAASIHVFTKLKEAIERNQAEVIETTEEKHKTTEKQAEGFIKELEEEISELKKRSAELEQLSHSEDHLNLVQNCPSLNAPLPTKNWTEVRVCPPSYEGTVRAAVAQSVKMLQHEMKKLLTETELKTVQQYAVDVTLDPETACPQLILSEDGKQVSYGIVMMNVPDNPKRYANVLCVLGKEMFSSGRFYFEVQVKGKTDWVLGVARESVNRKRVISFSTQYGYWTLWLMNENAYSIYTENFVSLSLKSRPEKVGVFVDYEEGLVSFYDADAGSLIYTYTGCCFTGKLLPAFLPGVNHDDKNSSPLIICSVHQAQ from the coding sequence ATGTCTGCTGCCGGCGCTTCACTCTCTGAAGATCagtttctgtgctccatctgtCTCGATGTGTTCACTGATCCAGTCAGCACTCCATGTGGACACAACTTCTGCAAGAAGTGCATCACTAAACACTGGGATGTTAGTGTCCGGAGTCAATGTCCCAACTGTAAAAAGATGTTCTCCACCAGACCAGAGCTGCAGGTCAATACTTTAGTCTCTGAGATGGTTGCTCACTTCAGACAGTCAGCTCAAcagagagccagcagcagcagctcagagctaCAAGCTGCTGGACCAGGAGAAGTTCCCTGTGACGTCTGCACTGGAACCAAACTGAAGGCTCTGAAGTCCTGCCTGGTGTGTCTGGCCTCCTACTGCGAGACTCACCTGGAGCCTCATCTGACAGCTTCACGTCTGAAAAGACATCAGCTGATCGACCCTGTGGAGAACCTGGAAGGCAGGATGTGCATGAAGCACGATAAACCTCTGGAGCTGTTCTGTCAGACTGACCAGACGTGTGTCTGCATGCTGTGCACTGTTTTAGAACACAAGACACACGATTTTGTTCCTCTCAAGGAAGAATATGAGAGAAAGATGGCAGAGCTGGGGAAGACAGAGGCTGAAATTGAGCAGATGATCCAGGAGAGACGATCAAAGATTCAAGAGTTCAAACGTTCAGTCGAGGTCAGCCGGGACaatgcagacagagagatagcAGCCAGCATCCATGTCTTCACCAAACTGAAGGAGGCCATTGAGAGAAACCAGGCTGAAGTCATTGAAACGACTGaagaaaagcacaaaacaacagagaaacaggctgaagGTTTCATCAAAGAGCTGGAAGAGGAAATCTCTGAGCTGAAGAAGAGAAGTGCTGAGCTGGAGCAGCTGTCACACTCAGAAGACCACCTTAACCTCGTCCAAAACTGTCCATCCCTGAATGCACCTCTACCCACCAAGAACTGGACAGAGGTCAGAGTCTGTCCACCTTCATATGAAGGGACTGTGAGAGCAGCTGTTGCTCAGTCAGTGAAGATGCTCCAACATGAGATGAAGAAGCTGCTCACAGAGACTGAGCTGAAGACGGTCCAGCAGTATGCAGTGGACGTCACACTGGATCCTGAGACAGCATGTCCCCaactcatcctgtctgaagatgGGAAACAAGTGAGTTATGGTATTGTAATGATGAACGTCCCAGACAACCCAAAGAGATATGCTAATGTTCTCTGTGTTTTAGGGAAGGAGATGTTTTCTTCAGGTAGATTTTACTTTGAGGTTCAGGTTAAAGGGAAGACTGATTGGGTTTTAGGAGTTGCCAGAGAGTCAGTCAATCGTAAGAGAGTAATCTCTTTTAGCACTCAGTATGGTTACTGGACTTTATGGTTGATGAATGAAAATGCATACAGTATTTATACTGAGaactttgtctctctctctctgaagtctCGGCCTGAGAAGGTGGGTGTGTTTGTAGATTATGAGGAGGGTCTGGTCTCCTTTTATGATGCTGATGCTGGAAGTCTTATCTACACCTATACTGGCTGCTGCTTCACTGGAAAACTCCTCCCAGCCTTTCTTCCTGGTGTTAATCACGATGATAAAAACTCTTCCCCTCTGATCATCTGCTCTGTCCACCAGGCTCAGTAG